In the Streptomyces sp. NBC_00525 genome, one interval contains:
- a CDS encoding M50 family metallopeptidase, whose product MNPATDRARSAARAYRPALRPGVLLSPPLLRGPRTVHLLKHPVSGAAFEVGPKEYFLISRLDGTRTLDDLVPAYAERFGRRLAEEQWNRLLGLLGTRGLLAGAPDPPPAAPPPARTGGLWHGTRSLVADADRTTARLHRVLRPLLHPAVQLPLLAAVLVTVVTLALHTGELLDGTGELIREPAALLGAALFLWFSITLHELAHGVAARHYGGTVTEIGLRWRLPAAMLYCTVDNYLFLPALRARLVIAGAGAHLNMVLLLPFALWWFLLPQGDPTRALLAGLLLLGTVQGLSNLVPLPPLDGYRMLGHLLGTARLAPETRTYLALRRSDADAAAAYPRRARRLYTAYAVCFVVLVLLAATGTCAAAYLLLTG is encoded by the coding sequence GTGAACCCGGCCACCGACCGCGCCCGGTCCGCCGCCCGCGCCTACCGGCCCGCGCTCAGACCCGGCGTCCTGCTCAGCCCGCCCCTGCTGCGCGGCCCCCGCACGGTGCACCTGCTCAAGCACCCGGTGAGCGGGGCCGCGTTCGAGGTCGGGCCCAAGGAGTACTTCCTCATCTCCCGCCTCGACGGCACCCGCACGCTGGACGACCTGGTACCCGCCTACGCCGAACGCTTCGGCCGCCGGCTCGCCGAGGAGCAGTGGAACCGGCTCCTCGGCCTCCTCGGCACCCGCGGCCTCCTGGCCGGCGCCCCCGACCCGCCGCCCGCCGCCCCACCCCCGGCCCGCACCGGCGGCCTGTGGCACGGCACCCGGAGCCTGGTCGCCGACGCCGACCGGACCACCGCCCGGCTCCACCGCGTACTGCGCCCACTGCTCCACCCGGCCGTCCAGCTCCCGCTGCTGGCCGCCGTCCTCGTCACCGTCGTGACCCTCGCCCTGCACACCGGCGAACTCCTGGACGGCACCGGTGAGCTGATCCGGGAACCGGCCGCCCTGCTGGGCGCCGCGCTGTTCCTGTGGTTCAGCATCACCCTGCACGAACTGGCCCACGGCGTCGCCGCCCGGCACTACGGCGGCACGGTCACCGAGATCGGGCTGCGCTGGCGACTGCCGGCGGCGATGCTCTACTGCACCGTCGACAACTACCTCTTCCTGCCCGCCCTGCGCGCCCGGCTCGTCATCGCCGGGGCGGGCGCCCACCTCAACATGGTGCTGCTGCTGCCCTTCGCGCTCTGGTGGTTCCTGCTGCCCCAGGGCGACCCCACCAGGGCGCTGCTGGCCGGGCTGCTGCTCCTCGGCACCGTCCAGGGGCTCAGCAACCTCGTCCCGCTGCCCCCGCTCGACGGCTACCGGATGCTCGGCCATCTGCTCGGCACCGCCCGCCTCGCCCCGGAGACCCGCACCTACCTGGCGCTGCGCCGGAGCGACGCGGATGCCGCCGCCGCGTACCCACGCCGGGCCCGGCGCCTCTACACCGCGTACGCCGTCTGCTTCGTCGTGCTCGTCCTCCTCGCCGCGACGGGCACCTGCGCCGCGGCGTACCTGCTCCTGACGGGGTGA
- a CDS encoding ABC transporter ATP-binding protein produces the protein MSEVQAMPTSPGEDAAPAPAVRVRNVSKRYGERRALDDVSLEIGRGEFFGLLGPNGAGKSTLVEIMEGLRRADSGTVAVFGASPWPRDTALLPRIGIQTQSSAFFVRQRAHEHLRTVAALYGAPRNAVDATLDAVGLTEQRDIQVESLSGGQRQRLAIASALVHGPELIFLDEPTAALDPQARRDLWEVLRALKAQGRTIVYTTHHLDEAEALCDRIAILVEGRIAVTDTPHNLVGGFEAPTRLLLPLGRLGEEEAAAVPGVDRVTVQGGSLVLETREAGRVLSALDKLTGLDGVQTRTAGLEDVYLDLTARFTRSAHATRRNTDAADTTEHQP, from the coding sequence ATGAGTGAGGTACAGGCGATGCCAACCAGCCCCGGCGAGGACGCCGCCCCCGCCCCCGCCGTCCGCGTCCGTAACGTCTCCAAGCGCTACGGGGAGCGCCGGGCCCTCGACGACGTGTCCCTGGAGATCGGCCGCGGCGAGTTCTTCGGCCTGCTCGGCCCCAACGGCGCCGGCAAGTCGACCCTGGTGGAGATCATGGAGGGGCTGCGCCGGGCCGACAGCGGCACGGTCGCCGTGTTCGGCGCGTCCCCCTGGCCCCGCGACACCGCGCTGCTGCCCCGGATCGGCATCCAGACCCAGTCCTCCGCCTTCTTCGTCCGGCAGCGGGCCCACGAACACCTGCGCACCGTCGCCGCCCTCTACGGCGCCCCGCGCAACGCCGTGGACGCCACCCTGGACGCCGTCGGGCTCACCGAGCAGCGCGACATCCAGGTGGAGAGCCTCTCCGGCGGGCAGCGCCAGCGCCTCGCCATCGCCTCGGCCCTCGTCCACGGCCCCGAGCTGATCTTCCTGGACGAGCCCACCGCCGCCCTCGACCCGCAGGCGCGCCGCGATCTGTGGGAGGTGCTGCGCGCCCTCAAGGCACAAGGCCGCACCATCGTCTACACCACCCACCACCTGGACGAGGCGGAAGCGCTCTGCGACCGCATCGCGATCCTCGTGGAGGGCCGGATCGCGGTCACCGACACCCCGCACAACCTCGTCGGCGGGTTCGAGGCGCCCACCAGGCTGCTGCTGCCGCTCGGCCGCCTAGGCGAGGAGGAGGCGGCGGCCGTCCCCGGCGTCGACCGGGTCACCGTCCAGGGCGGCTCCCTCGTCCTGGAGACCCGCGAGGCCGGCCGGGTCCTCAGCGCCCTCGACAAGCTGACCGGTCTCGACGGCGTCCAGACCCGCACCGCCGGCCTGGAGGACGTCTACCTCGACCTCACGGCCCGGTTCACCCGGTCCGCGCACGCCACCCGCCGGAACACCGACGCCGCCGACACCACGGAGCACCAGCCATGA
- a CDS encoding ABC transporter permease: MSAYAALAAAGYRAQIRDKTTLFFTFAFPLLFLVVFGLIFRGQDVEESGLSYLSYTAAGVLSWGVANAAVFGIAFTLMQWRTDDILRLIRMSPAPLSAVIGSRYVIALVVGAVQSLLFVGVAMLPLFGLRPASGWPLLIPVLLLGVTTFLLLGVIIGSFADTPESVAATANFLMLPMAFLSGSFFPLDSMPSWLRHVSVVLPLRYLNDAVSHALAGRGDLSDVWTGCAGLVFFALVFGVAAVKTFRWTRSS, from the coding sequence ATGAGCGCCTACGCCGCACTGGCCGCAGCGGGCTACCGCGCCCAGATCCGCGACAAGACCACCCTCTTCTTCACCTTCGCCTTCCCGCTCCTCTTCCTCGTCGTCTTCGGCCTGATCTTCCGGGGCCAGGACGTCGAGGAGAGCGGCCTGTCCTACCTCTCCTACACCGCCGCCGGCGTGCTGTCCTGGGGCGTCGCCAACGCCGCCGTCTTCGGCATCGCGTTCACCCTGATGCAGTGGCGGACCGACGACATCCTGCGCCTGATCCGGATGTCCCCGGCCCCGCTCAGCGCCGTCATCGGCTCCCGCTACGTCATCGCCCTGGTCGTCGGCGCCGTGCAGTCGCTGCTGTTCGTCGGCGTCGCCATGCTGCCGCTGTTCGGCCTCCGCCCCGCCTCCGGCTGGCCGCTGCTGATCCCGGTGCTCCTCCTCGGGGTCACCACCTTCCTGCTGCTCGGCGTCATCATCGGCTCCTTCGCCGACACCCCGGAGTCCGTCGCCGCCACCGCCAACTTCCTGATGCTGCCGATGGCGTTCCTCTCCGGCTCCTTCTTCCCGCTGGACTCGATGCCGTCCTGGCTCCGACACGTCTCCGTCGTCCTGCCGCTGCGCTACCTCAACGACGCCGTGTCCCACGCGCTCGCCGGACGCGGAGACCTCTCCGACGTCTGGACGGGCTGCGCCGGACTCGTCTTCTTCGCCCTTGTCTTCGGCGTCGCCGCCGTCAAGACCTTCCGCTGGACGAGGTCCTCATGA
- a CDS encoding TOMM precursor leader peptide-binding protein encodes MSTPTRTAPAAKPAPMEPARAALQAALADRTGRDVPVVPVGATDATAALGDRGAPDPWAAERPGARVHLTASAVLIGPWGGDGTAPACGRCLAMRWQRLRSRSERDALETGGPDGPRPAGAWPRLTAHAHDAAAALYRALLDGPGAQPPASLPADRRLPQVTRLDLATLRVRTYPLLADPLCPDCAPPPAPAGPRPLTLVARRKPDPDGYRLRPASAYPLPEEALANPVCGVLGGGTWNDVTSPTTAPVAGSVFVRGYAGLNDVTWSGQENAFSTSRTLAFLEGLERYAGTHRRGRTTPVTGSWTQLKDDAVDPAVCGLYTPRTYRDDPLVDAFDPDRAIPWEWGWSLRDDRPVLVPSRLVYYSAGLAADNFVFECSNGCAIGGGLEEAVLGGLLELIERDAFLNAWYGDARLTEIDLATVGGRAAPAMAERAALQGYDVHVLDNRVDLAVPVVTALAVRRDGGPGALSFAAAASLDPRAAVEGALSEVLTYIPHLARQTEERREELEAMADDFERVRHLKDHAQLYGLPRMAAHAESYLRPLALRPFTDVYRDWEATGRPRTGDLRDDLRAVIRELSGAGHDVIAVDQTTPEQERMGLRTVATLAPGLLPIDFGWNRRRAPFMPRLRTALRRGGHRTTDLTEAGMRMVPHPFP; translated from the coding sequence ATGAGCACCCCGACGCGCACCGCCCCCGCCGCGAAACCCGCCCCCATGGAGCCGGCCCGCGCCGCGCTCCAGGCCGCCCTGGCCGACCGCACCGGACGCGACGTCCCCGTCGTCCCGGTCGGCGCCACCGACGCCACCGCCGCCCTCGGCGACCGGGGCGCCCCCGACCCCTGGGCCGCCGAACGGCCCGGCGCCCGCGTCCACCTCACCGCCTCCGCCGTCCTCATCGGCCCCTGGGGCGGCGACGGCACCGCCCCCGCCTGCGGACGCTGCCTCGCGATGCGCTGGCAGCGCCTGCGCAGCCGCAGCGAACGCGACGCCCTGGAGACCGGCGGCCCCGACGGACCCCGCCCCGCGGGCGCCTGGCCCCGCCTCACCGCCCACGCCCACGACGCCGCGGCCGCGCTGTACCGCGCCCTGCTGGACGGCCCCGGCGCCCAGCCCCCCGCCTCCCTCCCGGCCGACCGGCGGCTGCCCCAGGTCACCCGGCTGGACCTGGCAACCCTCCGGGTACGGACCTACCCGCTGCTCGCCGACCCGCTCTGCCCCGACTGCGCCCCGCCGCCCGCCCCGGCCGGGCCCCGGCCGCTCACCCTGGTGGCCCGCCGCAAGCCCGACCCGGACGGCTACCGGCTGCGCCCCGCTTCCGCGTACCCGCTGCCGGAGGAGGCCCTCGCCAACCCCGTGTGCGGGGTGCTGGGCGGCGGCACCTGGAACGACGTCACCTCACCGACGACCGCGCCCGTCGCCGGAAGCGTCTTCGTCCGGGGCTACGCCGGGCTCAACGACGTCACCTGGAGCGGCCAGGAGAACGCCTTCTCCACCAGCCGCACCCTCGCCTTCCTGGAGGGCCTGGAACGCTACGCCGGAACCCACCGGCGCGGCCGCACCACCCCCGTCACCGGCTCCTGGACACAGCTGAAGGACGACGCCGTCGACCCCGCCGTCTGCGGCCTCTACACCCCCCGCACCTACCGCGACGACCCGCTCGTCGACGCCTTCGACCCGGACCGCGCCATCCCCTGGGAGTGGGGCTGGTCGCTGCGCGACGACAGGCCCGTCCTGGTCCCCTCCCGGCTCGTCTACTACAGCGCCGGACTGGCCGCCGACAACTTCGTCTTCGAGTGCTCCAACGGCTGCGCCATCGGCGGCGGCCTGGAGGAGGCCGTCCTCGGCGGCCTCCTCGAACTGATCGAACGGGACGCCTTCCTCAACGCCTGGTACGGAGACGCCCGGCTCACCGAGATCGACCTGGCCACCGTCGGCGGACGGGCCGCACCCGCCATGGCCGAACGCGCCGCCCTCCAGGGCTACGACGTCCACGTCCTGGACAACCGCGTCGACCTCGCCGTCCCCGTCGTCACCGCGCTCGCGGTACGCCGCGACGGCGGCCCCGGCGCCCTCTCCTTCGCCGCGGCCGCCTCGCTGGACCCGCGCGCCGCGGTCGAGGGAGCCCTTTCCGAAGTCCTCACCTACATCCCGCACCTCGCCCGGCAGACCGAGGAGCGCCGCGAGGAACTGGAGGCCATGGCCGACGACTTCGAGCGCGTACGCCACCTCAAGGACCACGCCCAGCTCTACGGCCTGCCCAGGATGGCCGCCCACGCCGAGAGCTACCTCCGCCCCCTGGCCCTACGCCCCTTCACCGACGTCTACCGGGACTGGGAGGCCACCGGCCGCCCCCGCACCGGCGACCTGCGGGACGACCTGCGCGCCGTCATCCGCGAACTCTCCGGCGCCGGACATGACGTGATCGCCGTCGACCAGACCACGCCGGAGCAGGAACGCATGGGCCTGCGCACCGTCGCCACCCTGGCGCCCGGCCTCCTGCCGATCGACTTCGGCTGGAACCGCCGCCGCGCCCCGTTCATGCCCCGCCTGCGCACCGCGCTCCGCCGGGGCGGCCACCGCACCACCGACCTCACCGAGGCCGGGATGCGCATGGTCCCGCACCCCTTCCCGTAA
- a CDS encoding thiazolylpeptide-type bacteriocin produces the protein MEKNLSTLADEILELEAETFEISDYSDASEVVLAGSTSTSSTSTCSSTTSTTSCSA, from the coding sequence ATGGAGAAGAACCTGAGCACCCTCGCCGACGAGATCCTTGAGCTCGAGGCCGAGACCTTCGAGATCTCCGACTACTCGGACGCCAGCGAGGTCGTGCTCGCCGGTTCCACCAGCACCAGCTCGACCTCGACGTGCAGCTCCACCACCAGCACCACCTCCTGCTCCGCCTGA